A segment of the Thermodesulfobacteriota bacterium genome:
GCCGTGATCCCGCAGGCGTTCATATTCGTCACCTAAAGAAGAGATCCTTCTCCACTCAATACGTTCATGGGAGTTCGCGCCAGCCGAGCTTTTGAAGTAATCTATAAAAACATCTGAAGCTCTGAGCGGTGCCGCCTTGTGAGATTTTCTGTCACTTATTGACACTCAATGCTTCTTTTTGGTATTATTAAATTACTTGAATGAACGGAGGCAGTCTTTGTGGAAATAAAAGGAACTGAAGTCTATACAATGGATGAAGCTGCCAAATTACTGAAAATCAGCAAAGCAACAATACACAGGAGAATACAAAACGGGTCGCTGCCCTCTATGAAAACCGGAAGGATCCGGAGAATAAGGGGCAGCGATCTGCTCGCGTTCATTGAGAGTGCCGTTAAGACGGGAGCGAACGAAAGGAGCGGCAGTTGAGGGCTTGTCGCCCATAAGGCAGAACAAAGCCTTTGGGTGTCAGAAATGAATAAAGTCACTTGTTGGGCAGGCGACTTTACTCAGAAGATCTCTTAATTTAACTCGCACTTAAATTATAAAGGCCTTCTGGGAAAAAGTCAACATAGCTTTGCCTTAGAAGGTCTTTTTATGAAAAAAAATAGCGAGAACAGAATAGACTTCATTTTCGCCCAGGTCCCCTTATGGATAACATATAGCGGGCTCCCGCAAAAGCTTGGCATGTCTGGATGGTGCATATACCGCCGCTTGCTGGAGCTGCGATACAGATTCGCGAGCAAAAAATTTTTCTATGCCCTTGAAAAGCTTTGCAAAACAACGGGGGCCATCGACAAAAATGGACTTAAAAAGATTCTCAACAAACTGGCGGCAGAAAATCTGATACGCTATAAAACTTCACAGGGCCGAGGGATGGCAACGGAGTTTGAAATAATGGAGCCGATACCTTCGCCGCTTTCAGAAGAAGATGTGTACCACCTCCATCCCAGGCTCAGATCCCATTCCTACAAAAAGCAGTTAGACGCCGGCGAAGAAAAGGTGGTCAATGACACCCTTTTTAGAGAAAGGGGAAAGGTGGTCAACGGCACCCTTTTAGAAAAGGAAAAGGTGGTCAATGACACCCTTTTAGAAAGGGAAAAGGTGGTCAACGGCATCCT
Coding sequences within it:
- a CDS encoding helix-turn-helix domain-containing protein; the protein is MEIKGTEVYTMDEAAKLLKISKATIHRRIQNGSLPSMKTGRIRRIRGSDLLAFIESAVKTGANERSGS